Below is a genomic region from Sutterella megalosphaeroides.
CCTCGGACGTCCGAGCGCTTCACGAGCTGAAGCGAAAGGACCGCTTCGAGGGACTGCGCGAGGCTCGCGCGGATCTGGGCCTGCTGCTCGGCGCGGAACGTATTGATGATGCGGTCGACCGTTTCGGCGGCGGAGCGCGTGTGGAGCGTCGCGAAAACGAGGTGACCCGTTTCGGCCGCTTCAAGGGCCAGCGCCATCGTTTCGGCGTCGCGCATTTCGCCCACGACGATGATGTCCGGGTCTTCGCGAAGGGCCATGCGCAGGGCCGAAGCGAAGGTCGCGGTGTGCGAACCCACTTCGCGTTGGCTCACAAGGCACGCTTCCGGGGCGTAGAGGAATTCGATCGGGTCTTCGATCGTGAGAATGTGGTCGCGTCGGACGCGGTTCGCGTGATTGACGATCGAGGCCATGGTGGTGGACTTCCCGCTTCCCGTCGCGCCTGTCACGAGCACAAGGCCGCTCGAAAGAAGCGCGAGGCGCGCGAGATGCTCAGGCAATCCGAGCTCCCGCATGTCGGGAATGCGTCGGGGAATCCAACGGAGTTCCGCAGAGGTGCCGCCGAGCGTCTTATAGAAGTTCGCGCGGTAAAGCGACGCCCCTAGGGGCTCCCAGCGAAAGTCGATTTCGCCCGCGGCGTCGAAACGCTTGAAGTCGTCGGGGGAAACCATGCCGGCGAGCGCTTGGCGGAGCTCCTCGTCGGTAAAGGGCGTGTCCGTCAGCGGGACGAGTTCGCCCGCGGAGCGGGCGAGGGCGGGACGACCCGCCGCAAGATGAAGGTCCGAGCCGCGCATCGCCTCGAGTCGGGCGAGGAGCTCAAGAATGCGGGGAATGGGGGCGGACATGATTTGGCGGTTGAGGGGTTGAAAGCCCGAAGGCTTGAAGGTCTGGTCGAAGGAAATCGGAACGCGGCGGCTGTCTCAGTGTCTTGAGAGCCTCGGCGTTCCGTGAATCGGGCCGCGGTTTGCCGCCCGGTTGCCGAAGGGGTCATTTCGGCAAGGCGCCCCGCGCGGATCCGTGCTCGAAGAATCGAGCGTTGATCCCCCGAGCGGGGCGCTGTAGTGCGTCCGAGGAAAACCTCGGACGTACGACCGATTAGTTGTTGGCGGAGGTGCTGCAGGACGGGATTTGGATCGCGAACGACTGGTGATTGTTGGGGTCGTTCTTCAACGCAACGTCAAGGTTCGGGTTGTTGAATGTGATCGTGTAGTTCGTGCCGTAGGAGCCCTTCTGAGCTTCACCCGTGGCGGTGGTGATAGCGTTGGAACAGGTTTGGCCCTGGAGGAGCGCCTGCGCGAAGGAGGCGTTGAGGCGGGCCTGGAATTCGGCGGCGACGGAGGCCATGGCCTTCTTTTCGGCATCGGCCTGGAGGTCGAAGTATTTGGGCACGGCAACGGCGGCAAGGATGCCGATCAGCACGAGCACCATGACGATTTCGATGAGGGTAAAGCCGGCTTCGCGGTTCTTGAGGATGGTCTTCATAGTAAGGCCTTGTTTCAGTATGTGTAGGAAGTGTTTTTTTGTGCGTCCGATCGCCGAAGCGTCGTGCGCTCATTCGATTAGTTGGAGCTGCAGGACGGGATTTGGATCGCGAACGACTGGTGATTGTTGGGGTCGTTCTTCAACGCAACGTCAAGGTTCGGGTTGTTGAACGTGATCTTGTAGTTCGTGCCGTAGGAGCCCTTCTGAGCTTCACCCGTGGCGGTGGTGATAGCGTTGGAACAGGTTTGGCCCTGGAGGAGCGCCTGCGCGAAGGAGGCGTTGAGGCGGGCCTGGAATTCGGCGGCGACGGAGGCCATGGCCTTCTTTTCGGCGTCGGCCTGGAGGTCGAAGTACTTGGGCACGGCGACGGCAGCGAGGATGCCGATCAGCACGAGCACCATGACGATTTCGATGAGCGTAAAGCCGGCTTCGCGGTTCTTGAGAATGGTCTTCATAAGAGTCAAGTCGTGTAGGAAGAGGTTGTGGTTTTTTTACTTGGTGGAAAACGGGGAAGGCTCCCAAACGGGGCCCTGCCCGGGAAACGACCCTCGGGGAAAACCCCGAGGGATCGAAAGGGAAGCAGATTCTACGTGAAATTACAAAGAAATTACAAACGGATTTCTTGTTTACATTTCCGTAGTTTTTGCTTGAAAATCAATCGTTTACTGTTAGGTAACAGGTTGGAAAACAGACCTGTCGCGACCGTTTTGCTTCGCCTCGTAGAGCCCTTCGTCGGCCACGGCCGTGAGCACGTGAAGGCTTTCGACAGGCGCAGTCGTTTCGTCGTAGAGCGAAACGCCGAGGCTTGCCGTGATGTTGAAGGGCTTGCCGTCTGGGGTCGTGAAGTCGAGTCGCTTGATCCCGGTGCGGATCCTTTCCGCCATGCGCTCAAGCGCTTCGCGGTTCGCGCCCTGCGTCACGACGCAGAATTCTTCCCCGCCGTAGCGGTAGACCCGGTCGCGCGACCGCGCGGCGCCTCGCAGGAACCCGCCCACCGTGCGGAGCACCTCGTCGCCGAAGGCGTGCCCGAAGGTGTCGTTGATGGGCTTGAACTTGTCGATGTCGAGAACGATCACGCCCGTACCGAGGGGCAGAGGCGACATCTCGTCGTTGTCGCGCTCGAAGGCCAAACGATTCGAGATGCTCGTCAGGCCGTCCGTGTAGGAAAGCCCCCGATAGACGTCGCGCTCGGAGCGCATGCGGTCCGCTTTCTCGCGCTCGGTGGCGATCGACGTGAGAAGGAGCGGCAGCTGGTTCAAAAGCGACTGCACTTCGGAAATGTTCGAGTGCGGAAGAGCGCTCGGCATTTCGTAGGTCTTTTGGAAGTCGTCGAGAATCCGGCTCGTGCGCTCGATCGGACGGGCCAAACGGGTGCTGAAGTAAAGGAACACGAAGAATTCCGTGACGTTCAGAACGAAGAGGAGCGCAAGCCCCGGCCGCATGTCGTGGACCTGCTTTCCGATCGCCTCGACGTGTGCGAGCACCTTCGTCGTGCGGTTCGCCGTATAGATGTGACGCACGGCGTCGAGCGCCCCGACGGCTTCGTTCCCTTTGCGAAGAATCATCGTGCGGAAGTTTTCGCGCTCTTTTCGCACCTTGAGGTAGGCCGATTCCAAGCGATGCAGGTCCGCGAGGAGCGAGGCTTCGGGCGAATCGGCCGGCACGGCGCGCTCGAACTGTTCGACGTAGGTGTCGAGCATCGCGTCTACCTGTTCGTCCGTGGGCGCAAGCGTCTGTTCGCTTCCGAAGAGGCGGTCGAGTTTCACTTCGGGAATGCGCGCGTCGATGGTCGTTCCCACCGTGCGCATCGACTGCCAGATGCGGTGCGCTTCTTCGGTGGCGGAAGAGAGCAGCTGCCGAAGCGCCCACATGTCGTCCACCGAACGGCGGAGCGCCACGAAATTCTCGCGGTCCGTTTCGGAGAGGTCGCCGGGCGTCATGAAGCTGCTCGCCGTCGCGTTGAGGTACGCGTTGCGAAGCTGCTTCGGGTCGTCCGAGCGAATGAGGGTCGCAAGCGACGTCTCGATCACGTAGAGCTGCGAGTAGCGCGTTTGCGACTCGGTGAGTACGTCCGTGAGACGCTCCTGAATCGCTGCGAGCTCGTCTTCCGTGGTCGAGAGGTACTTCGTCGTGAGGAAAAGGCAAAAGCAAAGCTGCACGATGAGGGAGCCCACGAGGAGCCCCATCACGCTTCGAATCGAAACCGAGTTTTTGTCTTCTTTCTTGGAGGCGCCGTCGGCCCCCTCGCGCACGGCGTCTTCGCCGTCGGGCGACTGCATGCAGGTCGCACTCGAGAAGGGATGAATGTTCACGGTCAGAGACTCACGAGTTTGAAGTGTTTGATGAAGATCGCCTGGAGCTTGCCGTTGAGCTTCAACTCCGTGAGCGCCCGGTCGAGCGCTTCAAGGCGCTTGTCGCCCGCACGCATCACCATGCGTTGAAGCTCATAGGGGCGTTCCTTCTCGGGCGAATAGATCCCCGCCGGGAAAATCTCGGCGTTATCCGTATGCTTCAGGTGTTCGATCCCGTTCATCGCGTCGACGAGCGCCGCGTCGACGGTGCCGTCTTCAACCGCCGTGAAGAGTTCGTGCGCCGAATCGACGCGAATGAGCGTCGCACCCGCGGGGAGGTACGCGGTTTCGCCGACCACTTCCTGGTGCGTCCCCTTCCCGACCGCGATCTTGCGGCCTTCGAAAAGTTCGGGGTCGGTGTCGTGAATCGAGCTGTCTCGCGTGAGGAGCATCGTTCCCGAACGGAGGTAGGGCTTCGAGTAGGCGACGCTCTTTTCGCTCGGGTCTTCGGAGAGGTGTGCGACTGCCACGTCGACGTTGAAGCCCGCGGGCCGCCCGTCGCGCGTCTCGTAGCCGTAGGGGTAGTTGTTGGCGCCCACGCCCACCGTGATTTCAACGGGGATGGGAGCGGCGGGCTCGACTTCGTAACCCGCCATGTAGTAGATCGCGCCCCCGAGAAGGAGCAGCAGACTGCCGATCGGGCCCACTTTATGGATGAGCACGCTCACCGCACACCTCCGAGTTTGGTCGAGGGGAGACGCGTGCGGTCGGAACGCGCGAATTCGAATCGAGAGAAAAGATTAAGACGATTCGCTTTCGTATGAAATGAGGTATTGGTGGTGATCAAAGAGTGCGGAATAAAGAGCATAACGACCTCGATTTGATCTGGATCAAGTCGGGGGGGGGGTATGCCTATTTCCCATGCCTCAAAAAGGAAAACTCAGCAAAACGGATCGGGATCTTATCACACGAAAATTCGCCCTGACAATTCAAAATAAAGAAGAAATTTTATTTTTTCCGACATTTGATAAAAAGGGCGGCAAACGTTTTTACGGAACTTTCTTGAATACCACGTTTACGATCCTTCTTTCTAGCGGCTACGGCATCTTTCGGGCTGTAAACAAATCCAAATAAAACCCTTGCATGAAACTCGGAATTTGAAAACCAAATTTCGATTTTCTTGACTGAAAATGTAAACATAAAGATGCGACAATGAAAACCTAAGGCTGTAAAACCGAAAGTCGCACAAAATCGACCGAGCCGAATTTCGGAAAAAAGACACTTCCTTCCACATGTATTCTTTTCTGTACACAAATTTGTAATTACAGGATGAAAATGACACAATCCTATCCGCACAACGCCGTGAATTTTCCCGACGACAACCCTATGACCGAAATCTACCCTGCGGGCGGGCTTCGCACGAAGCGCGTCGGCCTGATGGCGGTGTTCAACGAAATCTCGAAGCAAATCGGTCTTTGGGTGGACGCTGAAAGTGCGTTCGGGCCTTGCGCCGCCGGTTGGCGCACGCGCTCGCCTATCACCGGCTCATGACGGAAGCGAACTCCCTCTCGCTCTTTGCGCCCTGGCCCGAGGGCTACCTCCTTCCGAGTGACGAGCTCCTGTCGGGCGAGTCCATTGTGGCGTTCGAGACGGCGTTGGGCGAGGCGCAGGTTGCGACGTCGACCTTTTTCGCGGCCCGTGCGGCTCATGCGGCTCGTCTTGACGAGCCCCTTTGCGCCTACGACCTGAGCAGCATCGCCGCGCAGGGGCTCAACCCATCGGTACGGCCTTCGGACTTTCGACGGGAGGCGCCGTCGGGGAAGAAGGGGGCCTCGGCGTCGCGCTCGGGCTTAAGAGCGGGTTGCCCGTGCGATTTGCGTTGTTGCCGGGCGGCCTCACCGACGCCGCGACCGCGGCGGATCTCCTTTGGGAAAAGATCGACGAGGTCGAGGCCCTTCGCGGGAAAGAACGCTTCGGCGCGGTGCTCGAAGCGAAGCACTTCGACATGTCGAACCTCGCGCGTGCCGTCGACGAAGGAAAGCACGTCCTCTTCAACCGCCTCGGTTGCGCCGCGACGCCCTGGATTCGCGAAGCGGTGGAAGAAGCGGTCAAAGAAGGGTGAGAAGGGCGCGAGGGATCGGAGTCGACCGAGCACCGACTGCCGGACGAAGACGGGTGGGGCATCACCATTAAGAGAGACGTGATGTTTGACGACGGTCGCGTGCGCCCCGTGTGGGGGCATGTCTTCCGGTTCGAGTCCGTCGCGAACGCCGAAAAGGTGCGGATGTTCATGCGCATCGGGAACTTCGTAAAAGAGTGGAGCGAAGCGGACAGTGCGTCCGAACTCCGGAAGCGCGCCTTGAAAAAGAACGCGATGCTTCGCTACTTCCTCACGCCCGAGGGCGAGCCCGACGAAACGATGCTCGAGCGCGACTTCGATGCGATCGACGCGGCGCTCAACGCGGCGGGGATCACGGTGAGCGTGAGAACGATGCCGTGTTCGGCCGAGGACGTGATCGAAACCTGCCGTCGGCCCGGAACGTTCGAGGCGTGTTTCCTCGGCGGACGGGCGGAGCCGGAGACGGCGCTCCTTTCCGGACACGGGACGAAGGCGCTTACGGGGCGCTTCCTCGTGGGGTTCCTCGCGCTTTCGATTCGCAACGAACCCCTGCGTCGCGTGGAGAAGGCCTTTTCCGAGCCGCGTCGGTCGGCGTCCTCCGTCGGGAAATCCTCCGCCTCCGGGAAGCCCGAGAAGCCTCAGGCCGAGGAGGTGATTTTCGACGAACTCCGCAACGTGCTCGATACGGTCGAGGTCGTCTTCTCGGGTTCGGACGCGCGTTACATCCTTCTCACGGACGCGCAGAAGGCGATCGCCGAGAAGCTCGGCTGCCCGGGTGTCTTCGATCGGGTGCCCGACTTCGGCGACTGAGCGCGTAACGGAAGTTTCGGGCCGGGAAGTCTCCGGCCGCTCCGGCCGCTTGGAGTGTTCCGAACGCTGCAGCCCGAACGCTTTCGCCCGAGCGCATTTATTCCTGCATGCGCTCGGGCGGCCTCTCGACGGGATTCTTTCCGTTATTCGCGAATGACGATTCCTTTTGTCGATCGTTTTCCGTTTTGTCGGACGTCATTTACCGACCGTTATTCCATCTACGGGTTGCTTGAAAAGAGTCGTTTATTCCGTCGCATTGACGGGGATTGTGTCGTACTCCGAAGCGTATTCGGTCGTGTTTTCGATTATTCGTCGCTTTCCGAATCGATTCTTCCGATACAGTCCCGAATCGGGGTTGTCGGACACTCAAGTCGGGTATAATGCGCCCGCATTCGTTTTCCGGGTCCGCGCCTTGCGACGAAGCTTTTTCCCGGTCTCAAGGCGACCCTGACGACTCGCGGCGCCTTTCCCCCGATGTGCGCCCTTCGCCCGTAGGTCGGTTTTTCCGACGACACGGTCCGGAACACTTGGATTTGGTACGTTCATTTCATGTTTGATACCGTTCTCGTCGTTGACGACGACGCCATCAATCGCGAAGTGCTCGAAGCGGTCTTCGAGTCGCGTTATCCCGTGGTTTCCGTGGGTTCCTCCCCGGAAGCACTCGAACTCTTGCGCAAGGACCCCTCGCCCTATTGCGCGATCCCGCTTGACGTGGTCATGGAGGATATGAGCGGGCTGCAGTTCCTTGAAATCTTCAACGAGATGGGTTTCCGCGATCGGATCCCCGTCTTTCTCGTCACGTCCCAGGGCGACGTGCAGACGGCGCGCCACGCGTACGAGCTCGGCGTCATGGACGTCATCAAAAAGCCCGTGATCGGCTTCGTGGTCGAACGACGCGTTGCGAACGTGGTGGAGCTCTTCCAGCAGCGGCGCTTCCTCGACCAACGCGTTGCCGAGCAGACGAAGGAAATCATCGCTCAGGCGCTTCGCATCCGCGAACTCAACCGCGGCCTCATCGAAACCTTCTCCGCCGCGATCGAATTCCGCGACGGCGAATCGGGCGAGCACGTCCGCCGCATTTACGAACTCACGAAGTTCTTCCTCACGCGCACCGAGTTCGGTGCGGGGATGGACGAGGAGACGGTTGAACTCGTGGCGCTCGCGTCGATCATGCACGACGTGGGCAAGATCGGCATTCCCGACGCCATCCTCATGAAGCCCGGCCGCTACACGGCCGAGGAATTCGAAATCATGAAGCGCCACACGGTGATCGGCGCCGAGATGCTCGCCTCGATCGAGCAGATCCGCACGCTCCCCATCTTCGAGTACGCGCACGACATTGCTCTGCACCACCACGAACGCTGGGACGGTCGCGGCTACCCCGACGGCTTGACGGGGGACGAAATCTCCGTTCCCGCTCAGATCGTCGGTCTCGTCGACTGCTACGACGCGCTCGTCTCGAAGCGCCGCTACAAAGAGAAGCTCCCGCACCGCACGGCCCTTCAAATGATTCGCGACGGGAAGTGCGGCGTCTTCAACCCGAAGCTTCTCGAGTGTCTCGAACGTCATGCCGATGAAATTCACGCGAAACTCTATCCCGACGACCTCTGAGGCCCTGTCGAACGGAAGGGCCCGCTCCCAGGCGGGCTTCACGCTCTTTGAAATTCTGGCGGTGCTCGCTCTGGCGAGCATCGTTTTTCTTGTCGTCGCTTCCGGCAGCTACGACTTCGGTGTGAACGCCAAGACCGAACTCGAAGCCGAGCGCGTTCGCATGATCGCCCGCATTGCTCACGCGCGCAACGAAGCGATCACGGCGGGCGAAGAACGCACCATCACCCTCTCGGGCACGACCGTTACCTACGACGGCGACCTCGTTCCCATGACGGGCGAACCCAAAACCGTGCAGTTGAAAGGCGTGCGCGCCGACTGGGCGCAGATCCGGTTCGACGCCTACGGTTGGCGCCCCGAATGGGGGCCCAACACCCTGAAACTCACCCACATCGCCACGAACCGCTCCGTGACGATCTCGCTCGGGGAGGGCGGCTATGCCGAATAATTCCGCGGCGGGGTTCGCTCCCCGCAGTTTCCTTGCGTCTCTTTCGCCCCGCGCTGCAGGTGGCTTCACTCTCATCGAAGCCGTGGCGGCGCTCGTTTTCGTCGGGTTCGTCGCGGCCCTCATGGCTACGATCGTCTCGAAGAGCAAGGTGGAAGGCATTCAAATCGCCCGCGAAACGAAGGTGCTCCTTGCGAAAAAGAGTTGCGCCGAACGCCTGACGGCCGACCTCGTCGCGAACGTCGGGACCCTCGTTTCCCGCCGAGAACAGCTCCTGGCGCATCTGCGCGACCGCCCCGACATTTGCCCGGGCACGCCCTCGATCGTCGTCGAAGAAAACGGCTCGACCGCCGGGAAGTCCGTTTCCGGCCGCAGCGCTCCGGGCGGCACGACCGTCTCGGCCGCGGCTGGCGCCTCGGCCCGCTCCGGCAACGAAGAGTGGGTCGATAACCACGTCGGCGTGTGCGTCCCGACGAGCCGCGACTGGCCGGACGGGCAGCTCGTCATCAAGTATTCGTGCTTCAGCTCCACGTACGACAAGCCGGGCATCCCGGAAAAACCGGGCTCGGGAACGGGTTCGGGCGGCGGCTCCGCGATTCGCATCGAAATCGACGGGATTCAGATGGAGGTGATGCCGTGAGTCCCTTGATTCGCACGATGCGTACGAAGCGTATCGAACGTTGGGAGAGCGGCTTCACGCTCCTCGAAATGGTGCTGGCGCTCGTGCTCGCGGGGCTTCTCGCGGGTGCGATCTCCTCGGGCCTCGCCTTCACGGCGAAAGCCTCCATGGACTCCGCGGAAGCCGCGCGCGAGGTGCCGCAGCAGACGACCGCCATTGCCGTTGTCTTCAAGCTTCTCAAAGAGGGGAAGCTCGACACGCTGCGCTTGGAGAACGGGGAGCTTTTGCAGCGTCGCGACAACCGCGAAGCCGTGATTCTGAAGCACGTTTCGGCCTTCCGCACGGACTGCTCCGTCCCCGCCACGGGGTTGCCCGGGACGGGCACCGTCTGCAAGGTCGAGCTCGTCACGAATTCGGCGGGCGGCGACACGTACGTCTTTTACGCCGCTCCGGGCACGCAAGGAGGTTAAGCTGTGACTGCTACGACCGCCACACAACCGACCCGCCCGCAGGACGCCCGCGCGAACGCGCGCCGCGGCGAATCGGGCGGCATCCTGCTCTACGCCGCCTTTGCGGTGATTCTCCTCTCGTCGCTCGCCTTTTTGATGACGACCTTGACGCCCAACACGCTCTCGGGGGTGATGGACCTCAAAAAGTACATCGAGTCCCTCAACACCGAGGTGGGTGAAGTGCCCGAGGAGACGCCGCCTCCGCAGATCGTCGTCGACTACGGGTCCGTGATCGACGCGGGGTTTCAACAGGCTGCGGCAGCTGCGGGCATGGACCCCAAGGACTACATTCTCGCCTTCTGGCAGTGGAGCGACCCCTGGTACATCCTCGACTCGGACGGAAAGAAGCACTACTTCCTGATCGACAACCCGAAGGACGTTTCGGGCGGGGTGATCCACGATTGGCCCAACGAAAAGTTCATCGTGAACCTCACCGTGAAGCCCATGGACGGCTTGAACCGGACGCTGAAGTTCACGCTGGTCTATCCCTGGCCGCACTGACGGAAGGACACACCGGGCGCGGCGCGCCCGACGGACTCTCCCGAAACAAAACGACCGAAGCATTGCAGGACGCTTCGGTCGTTTGTTTTTGAGTAGGCCCTTTCGAGCTCGCTCAGACGTTTTCGGCCGCAAGGAGCGCCGTGAGGCCCGCTGTCAGGCGTTCGTGCGCTTCGGTAAGCGCCGGGAGGTGCTTTTCGGCTTCTTCCCAGTTTCCCGCGCGCAGGCACTCGGTCATGGCGGAGGCCGCTTCGTAGAGGGGCACGACGGAAAGGTTCCCCGCGACCCCTTTCAGGGTGTGGGCGGCGCGAAAGGCCGTTTCAAGGTTCTTCGTGCGGAACCCTTCGAGGCAGAGCGCGTAGTGGCCGTCGTCGAGATAGCGGCCGAGGATGCGCTTGAAGAGCTTTTCGCTTCCGTTCAGGCGAAGCATCGCGTCTTCCACGTCGATGCCGAGCGGGGAGAGTTGAGAGAAGAAGCGGTCGGTCATGGGGGTGATCGGGCGGTTGATCGGTAGATCGGTTGGAGGGGGAGACGGAAACGCTCCCCAACAGAGAAAAAGCGCCGTTCGTCCGTGGGCGAGCGGCGCTTCGGCTTTCGGCGAAGCCGGGGAACTCGGGAAGGGTGAGCGGGTCCCCGGGGGCTTCGCGCGGGAAGTCGGTTACTGGACCTTGGCGGCCTTCACGATTTCCTGGAAGTGAGCCTGAACCTTCTGGTTGGCGAGCGCGTTGCGAAGAACGGGCTTCTGGCTTTCAAAGGACGGGAAGAGCTCGGCCTTGCGCTTCGCTTCGAGCTTCACGACGTGGAAGCCGAACTGCGTGCGAACTGGGGTCTGAGCGACTTCACCGGGCTTGAGAGCCGAGAAAGCCGTCCCGAAGGCGGGAACGAAGGAGCGGGGAACGACCCAACCCAAGAGGCCGCCCTGAGCCTTGCTGCCGGTGTCTTCGGAGAATTCGGTGGCGAGCTTGCCGAAGTCCGAACCCTTGTTGATGCGGGAGATGAGGTTCTTCGCCTGGTCTTCCGTCTTCACGAGGATGTGGCGGACCTGGTATTCGGTGTCGCCGTAAGCGGCCTTTTCACGGTCGTAGGCGGCCTTGAGGTCGGCTTCGGAGACGGGGTTCTTCTTGGCCCAGTCCTGGGCGAGGGCCGTGACGAGAATCTGCTGGCGGGCGTTTTCGATCGCCTGCTTGACGGCGTCCTGGTTTTCAACCTTGGCCTTCTTGGCTTCCTGGAGGAGAACCTTCTGCTGAACGAGGATGTTCTTCACCTGGCGTTCGAGCTCGTCGCCCGCGGGCTGGCCCTGAGCGATCGCGCGATCGTAGAGCACCTTCTGTTCGGCAACGGTCACGGTTTCGCCGTTCACCTTGAAGGCCTTGAGTTCGGCGCTGGCCGTGCCGGCGGTGATGAGAGCCGCAAGACCGAGGGCGATGACTTTCTTGTCCATTTTTTTAGCTTCCGAAAAAACGTTGGTATGGTTGACGGAATTCGCGGCCCTCAGTACGGCCGCGGGTCCCACCGAGAATTGGGCCGATAAAGATTTTTTAATTCTGCCGCTCGACCGCGTGCTTCGTCATATAGAAAGCAACGCCAATTGTAAAAATCATTGTCAAGGCGGTCAGGCCGAAAAGCTTGAAGTCGACCCAGACATCGGTCGAAAAGAGGTAGGCGACTGCAAGGTTGACGCAGCCGATGGCGGCGAAAAAGAGGATCCAGAGGTTCTGCACGGTGCGCCAGGCGGCGTCGGGCATGTCGATCTGACTCTTCATCAGAGCGCGCATGAAGTTCCTGCCCGCGAAGTTTCCGTAGACGAGGATCGAGCCGAAGACCCAGTAGAGGATCGTGGGCTTCCACTTGATGAACATTTCGTTCTTGAGCCAGAGCGTCAAGCCCCCGAAGACGACGATCACCGCGAGGCTGATCCAGAGCATCGTTTCGACGCGCTGTCCTTTGATCTTGAGCCAGCCGATCTGGCAGAAGGTGGCGACGATCGCCACGATGGTCGCAAGGAAAACGGGCGCGGTCATGGGCGTGACGCCTTCGCCCATGACGGACTGCGCCAGGGAGAGCGCGTCCGCGGAGAAGTGTTCGGAGAGTTTGAAGGTCGCGAAAAAGAGAATGACGGGAAAGAGGTCGAAGAGTAGTTTCATGGCGTTGCCGCCCTCCGACGGGCGGCCCGGTGCGTTTGGAACCGAAGAAGGATAGCAGAGCGCGGGCACACCTTTCGGAAGAAACGTTCGCCCGCTCGACGATTCGTTCGGCGTTGCCGTTCGCGCCGTGCGGCGCCTCTCTCCCCCTTGCCGGGCTCTTCCGATGCCTCCATCGGACCTCGGACGGGAAAACCCCTTCGGATGAAGCAGCGAGCCTTCGTAACAAAGCCTTCCGCACGGTAACATTACCGAACGTTTTCCCGCTTCCCGGTCACCCTTGCCCGGCCTTGGGAGCGTAGAGTTCGGGAAGACCGAATAACTTTCGACGGCCCGC
It encodes:
- a CDS encoding foldase protein PrsA, whose amino-acid sequence is MDKKVIALGLAALITAGTASAELKAFKVNGETVTVAEQKVLYDRAIAQGQPAGDELERQVKNILVQQKVLLQEAKKAKVENQDAVKQAIENARQQILVTALAQDWAKKNPVSEADLKAAYDREKAAYGDTEYQVRHILVKTEDQAKNLISRINKGSDFGKLATEFSEDTGSKAQGGLLGWVVPRSFVPAFGTAFSALKPGEVAQTPVRTQFGFHVVKLEAKRKAELFPSFESQKPVLRNALANQKVQAHFQEIVKAAKVQ
- a CDS encoding septation protein A, whose product is MKLLFDLFPVILFFATFKLSEHFSADALSLAQSVMGEGVTPMTAPVFLATIVAIVATFCQIGWLKIKGQRVETMLWISLAVIVVFGGLTLWLKNEMFIKWKPTILYWVFGSILVYGNFAGRNFMRALMKSQIDMPDAAWRTVQNLWILFFAAIGCVNLAVAYLFSTDVWVDFKLFGLTALTMIFTIGVAFYMTKHAVERQN